GTGCTGTACAGTGTGGCGATTGATGTGCTGACGCCGATGGTCCCACCAGGGGGTTTTTCCAATGATCGCCTGCTGAACACGCTTTTCGGTGGTCTTCTGGGTGGGATTTCTGGCGGCATTATTTACCGTACCGGGGCGAACTTCGGCGGTACATCGACCATTGCTATGATTTTGCGCTACCGTACAGGGGTGCCGATGAGCAGCATCTTCCTCTATACCGATACGGCGATTGTGGTGCTCGCGGGGTTCGTCTATGGGATTGAAGGCGCGCTTTATGCCATGGTGGTTGTCTTCGTGGGCGGGATGGCTTCCGATTATGTGATGGAAGGGCCGAGCGTGATCCGCACCGCTTTTATCATCACCAACCGACCGCAAGAGGTGGCACAAGCGGTGATTGAGGGCTTACACCGGGGTGTAACGCGTTGGGATGCGACGGGCATGTATACGGGCAATGAGCGCAGTATGCTTTATGTGACGGTTTCGCGTTCGCAGGTTGCTGAGTTAAAGAACATCGTCTCTGGAGTGGATGAGCATGCTTTTATCGTCA
The Phototrophicus methaneseepsis DNA segment above includes these coding regions:
- a CDS encoding YitT family protein, translating into MNRTRVLQTVWIYVQLIVGAILGAISVVVFLVPADVAPQGVSGIAAMIHEVFGFPPVGIAILLLNIPIQYLGYKMLPGGWRVVAQSLFVVVLYSVAIDVLTPMVPPGGFSNDRLLNTLFGGLLGGISGGIIYRTGANFGGTSTIAMILRYRTGVPMSSIFLYTDTAIVVLAGFVYGIEGALYAMVVVFVGGMASDYVMEGPSVIRTAFIITNRPQEVAQAVIEGLHRGVTRWDATGMYTGNERSMLYVTVSRSQVAELKNIVSGVDEHAFIVIGQGHAAYGEGFKALKRAMP